In the Sediminibacter sp. Hel_I_10 genome, one interval contains:
- the ruvA gene encoding Holliday junction branch migration protein RuvA has translation MITHIAGKLVEKNPTDVVIDCNGVGYLLNISLHTFSQIPDQEHLKLYTYLLVREDSHTLYGFASTAEREIFKLLISVSGIGANTARMMLSSLTPQQVKEGIAHGDVALIQSIKGIGAKTAARVILDLKDKVLKVYDIDEVSIRPNNTSRDEALSALEVLGFAKKQAERVIDKVVAQQPEANVETIIKQALKNL, from the coding sequence ATGATTACCCACATTGCTGGAAAATTAGTGGAAAAGAATCCTACAGATGTTGTTATAGATTGCAACGGCGTAGGTTATCTTCTTAATATTTCATTGCACACGTTTTCACAGATTCCAGATCAGGAACATCTCAAACTATATACATACTTATTAGTTCGTGAAGATTCACATACCTTGTATGGTTTTGCGTCTACAGCAGAGCGTGAGATATTTAAGCTATTGATTTCGGTAAGTGGTATTGGAGCCAATACAGCCAGAATGATGTTGTCTTCTTTGACTCCTCAACAAGTCAAGGAAGGTATTGCTCACGGCGATGTTGCTTTGATTCAGTCAATAAAAGGCATTGGGGCAAAAACAGCCGCGAGAGTTATTTTAGATTTGAAAGACAAGGTTCTTAAAGTTTATGATATCGATGAAGTTTCTATTCGTCCAAACAATACAAGTAGAGATGAAGCGTTATCTGCTTTAGAAGTTTTAGGGTTTGCGAAAAAGCAAGCAGAACGTGTTATCGACAAAGTCGTTGCGCAACAGCCAGAGGCAAATGTAGAGACCATTATAAAGCAAGCTTTAAAAAATTTATAA
- a CDS encoding NADP-dependent malic enzyme — protein sequence MSKQSRRREALVYHAKPTPGKIQVVPTKKYATQRDLSLAYSPGVAEPCLEIEKDVNNVYKYTAKGNLVAVISNGTAVLGLGNIGPEASKPVMEGKGLLFKIFADIDVFDIEVGTENIEEFIATVKHIAPTFGGINLEDIKAPEAFEIERRLKEELDIPVMHDDQHGTAIISAAALINALELADKKIEDVQIVISGAGAAAISCSRLYQACGAKRENMVMLDSKGVIRNDREQLSTEKAEFATHKKIDTLMEAMTDADVFIGLSMADIVNPDMLLAMADNPIVFAMANPDPEIPYDIAVATRKDIIMATGRSDHPNQVNNVLGFPFIFRGALDVRATKINEEMKMAAVYALANLAKDPVPEQVNIAYGETRLTFGRDYIIPKPFDPRLIAEVPPAVAKAAMESGVAKEPIEDWDKYRDELLERLGSDNKIVRLLINRAKMEPKRVVFAEADQMAVLKAAQIVHDEGIAVPILLGRKDTILKLMEEIDFEGDIEILDPKSDDEEERKNRYARVYWEQRKRKGVTLYSAEKLMRERNYYAAMMINEGDADALISGYSRSYPIVVKPMLEVIGLDQGSTRAATTNVMMTQRGPMFLSDTSININPSAVDLTKIAQMTAGVVKMFGMEPVMAMISYSNFGSSKNETAVKVREAVDYLHKRHPSLIVDGELQTDFALNKDMLQEIFPFSKLAGKKVNTLIFPNLESANITYKLLKELNKADSIGPIMMGMKKPVHILQLGASVDEIVNMTAIAVIDAQQKEKREKQRQTTSAK from the coding sequence ATGAGCAAGCAAAGCAGACGTCGTGAGGCTTTAGTATATCACGCTAAACCTACTCCAGGAAAAATACAAGTTGTTCCAACCAAAAAATACGCTACGCAAAGAGATTTGTCTTTAGCCTACTCTCCAGGAGTGGCAGAGCCTTGTTTAGAGATTGAGAAAGATGTAAACAACGTTTATAAATATACCGCAAAAGGTAATTTGGTAGCCGTAATTTCTAACGGAACGGCAGTTTTAGGTCTAGGTAACATCGGCCCTGAAGCCTCTAAACCGGTAATGGAAGGAAAAGGATTGCTCTTTAAGATTTTTGCAGATATTGATGTATTTGATATTGAAGTAGGTACAGAAAACATTGAAGAATTTATTGCAACCGTAAAGCATATAGCACCAACCTTTGGTGGTATTAATCTAGAAGACATCAAAGCGCCCGAAGCATTTGAAATTGAACGTCGTCTCAAAGAAGAACTGGATATTCCGGTAATGCATGATGATCAACATGGTACAGCAATTATCTCTGCGGCGGCCTTGATCAATGCACTAGAATTAGCAGACAAAAAAATTGAAGACGTTCAAATCGTGATTAGTGGTGCAGGAGCCGCTGCGATTTCTTGCTCTCGTTTATACCAAGCTTGTGGAGCAAAACGTGAGAATATGGTCATGTTAGATAGCAAGGGCGTTATTAGAAATGACCGTGAGCAGTTGTCTACCGAAAAGGCAGAGTTTGCAACCCATAAAAAAATTGACACCCTAATGGAGGCCATGACAGATGCCGATGTCTTTATTGGCCTGTCTATGGCAGATATTGTTAACCCAGACATGTTATTGGCTATGGCCGATAATCCTATCGTTTTTGCGATGGCAAATCCTGATCCAGAAATTCCTTATGACATTGCCGTGGCAACAAGAAAGGATATTATTATGGCTACAGGACGAAGTGATCATCCTAACCAAGTCAACAATGTATTAGGATTTCCGTTTATTTTTAGAGGTGCTCTAGATGTTAGAGCCACAAAAATTAATGAGGAAATGAAAATGGCGGCGGTGTACGCTTTAGCCAATTTGGCAAAAGACCCTGTGCCAGAACAAGTTAACATTGCCTACGGTGAAACACGTTTAACTTTTGGACGTGATTATATTATTCCAAAACCTTTTGACCCTAGACTTATCGCTGAAGTACCTCCAGCGGTAGCAAAAGCGGCTATGGAAAGTGGAGTAGCTAAAGAGCCCATAGAAGATTGGGATAAATATAGAGATGAGCTTTTAGAGCGTTTGGGTTCTGATAATAAAATTGTTAGACTTCTGATCAACAGAGCAAAAATGGAACCTAAGCGCGTGGTTTTTGCTGAAGCAGATCAAATGGCGGTGTTAAAGGCGGCGCAAATTGTTCATGACGAAGGCATTGCTGTTCCGATTTTATTGGGAAGAAAAGACACGATTTTGAAATTGATGGAAGAAATCGACTTTGAAGGCGACATCGAAATCCTTGATCCAAAATCTGACGATGAAGAAGAACGTAAAAACCGATATGCTAGAGTTTACTGGGAACAGCGAAAGCGTAAAGGCGTTACATTGTATTCCGCAGAAAAATTAATGCGTGAGCGTAATTATTACGCCGCAATGATGATTAATGAAGGGGATGCAGATGCACTTATTTCAGGATATTCTAGGAGTTATCCAATTGTAGTAAAACCTATGTTAGAGGTTATTGGCCTAGACCAGGGTTCAACCCGTGCTGCAACAACTAATGTGATGATGACGCAACGCGGACCAATGTTTTTAAGTGATACCTCAATCAACATCAATCCTTCAGCCGTAGATTTAACCAAGATTGCACAGATGACGGCAGGCGTTGTAAAAATGTTTGGAATGGAGCCTGTCATGGCTATGATCTCGTATTCTAATTTTGGCTCTTCAAAAAATGAAACGGCGGTAAAGGTGAGAGAAGCAGTAGATTACTTGCATAAAAGACATCCGAGCTTAATTGTTGATGGAGAATTACAGACCGATTTTGCTTTAAATAAAGACATGCTTCAGGAGATTTTTCCGTTTTCGAAGCTGGCCGGTAAAAAAGTGAATACGTTGATTTTTCCAAATTTAGAATCTGCAAATATTACTTATAAACTCTTGAAAGAGCTTAATAAGGCCGATTCTATTGGTCCTATCATGATGGGCATGAAGAAACCGGTGCATATTTTACAATTGGGTGCTAGTGTTGATGAGATTGTAAATATGACTGCTATTGCTGTAATTGATGCGCAACAAAAGGAAAAAAGAGAAAAGCAAAGGCAAACAACATCAGCCAAATGA
- a CDS encoding DUF4136 domain-containing protein: MKNGIIYVALLVIMSCGPKVTTEKMSSKDLGSFETFAYLPNSNFDEFNKFEDDNTVGLQVIDNINQNMKKQGYDIDRDNPDLLVLLSTMTDVEKTVTREPVYARYPRYYNSGYAVSPYYQNYYYYDYNTFNNVVGYETDVNKYKEGTLVLNLVDSATKNVIWKGTASDLIFKQNESKAISKFVDDMFEKFPKVK; this comes from the coding sequence ATGAAAAATGGAATTATTTATGTCGCATTATTAGTAATAATGTCTTGCGGGCCAAAGGTAACTACAGAGAAAATGAGCAGTAAAGATTTAGGAAGTTTTGAAACCTTTGCTTATTTGCCAAATAGCAATTTTGATGAGTTTAATAAATTTGAAGATGATAATACTGTCGGTTTGCAGGTAATTGATAATATCAATCAAAATATGAAAAAACAAGGTTACGATATAGATCGAGATAATCCAGATCTGTTGGTACTATTAAGCACCATGACCGACGTTGAGAAAACAGTCACTAGAGAGCCTGTATATGCTAGATATCCCAGATATTATAACAGTGGTTATGCCGTTAGTCCATATTACCAGAATTACTATTATTATGATTACAACACCTTTAATAATGTTGTAGGCTATGAAACAGATGTTAATAAGTACAAGGAGGGCACATTGGTTTTAAATTTAGTTGACAGTGCTACTAAAAATGTGATTTGGAAAGGCACAGCGTCAGACCTGATCTTTAAACAAAATGAATCTAAAGCCATCTCCAAATTTGTAGATGACATGTTTGAAAAGTTTCCGAAAGTAAAATAG
- the sprA gene encoding cell surface protein SprA, producing MISTYDTFSKSLQRLIVISFLVFVSQSSFSQDDPDPDDTDSTKTGYSLGNIKIPNPQSIVSKYTYDPATDRYIYTETVGKFNINYPIILTPEEYQKLVLAEQQRNYYKQKMDAIAGIKDGTGDEQKNLLPEFYVNSGFFETIFGGNTIEVIPQGTVEMDLGVLFTKQDNPTFSPRNRSNFTFDFDQRISLSLLGKVGTRLQVTANYDTESTFDFQNLVKLEYTPTEDDIVRKIEVGNVAMPINSSLITGAQSLFGVKTQLQFGKTTVTAIFSEQKSQSQSVTAQGGGTLDEFEFFARDYDENRHYFLAHYFRDTYDRSLLRYPFVENNIQVTRIEVWVTNRSNQTDNVRNVVAFQDLGESEYDASNPDNDNIGLTNPPAGFITPGTGPFPDNENNAFDPTNIGGAGSLLSAAVRDVTTVEQGILTPANEGFDFGKLENAKQLQQGRDYVLNQQLGYISLNQRLLNDEILAVAFQYTVGGTVYQVGEFANGGVNSTAGASNDTDSDGIPNDIDADADGDGVIENGPDTDGDGIRDAADADVDGDGVIDNGPDLNNDGINDNFFFAEGTTQSLIVKMLKSPITNVNQPIWDLMMKNIYDTGAFQLEREDFKLNIFYNETSPLNYITPVDGTAFPIFDNNSQFIDSDDSEIQDVPLIRLFHLDRLNFNNDPQVGGDGFFDFVPGTTVIPQNGKIVFTKVEPFGRYLFDILDDDGDTQDNESDYQYEDDDAGPNPYNLNQQKYVYDILYKQTKTAALDEAEKNKFQIKGRYKSSGDDGIPLGAFNVPRGSVIVTAGGRTLVEGVDYTVNYQIGRVNIIDEALKASNTPINVSVENNAVFGQQTRRFTGFNVEHQFNENFVMGATLLNLSERPITQKANYNTEPINNTIFGFNGNYSTEVPFLTRLANKLPNIDTDVPSNLSVRGEVAYLKPGAPKGTDFNNEATAYVDDFEGSQGEISLLSPLSWFLSSRPRNLEKTYAGFPDEDDPGLQNGFDRALLNWYTIDPIFYSSQRPNEINDDDVSNLYTRRIFIDEIFPEIDIAQGQTTVINSLDLTYYPTERGPYNFDPTSADDTVDPQDSWAGITRQITSTDFEQANVEYIEFWLLDPFLNDDAPTNGGKLFINLGNISEDVIKDGKKQYENGLPENGDISGLTPTSFGAVVPLNQSLIYTFDTAGEARTNQDVGYDGYDDAQEIERFGPQFGPDPSKDNYVYYLNREGDIFQRYRQYNGQEGNSPDTFSDTNRGSTAQPDVEDINRDNTMNTIDSYFQYEIDITPLSLSAGNPQINDIKTRDITLPNGSTDQVTYYQFRIPISEPTEAIGGISDIRSVRFARMFLTDFTQTTTLRFATLDLVRSDWRRYRLSLDDEPNNDGDNTTLNVGVVGLQDNDGNYVLPPGVVLEQLNNNNNIIRQNEQSLQVEVCDLEPEDYRGVYKNINVDMRQYNNLRMFIHAEEGEVGSLNDGELVGFIRMGNDFTQNYYQIEVPLQVSSGSIVAENVWPEVNEINLPLEVLEQIKSLGISAGTLADIDPTFYDVNNGQLTEVDEFAPYTELGQQRVAIKGNPNFGDIRVLMVGVKNPGTSGLPACGEIWFNELRLSDLDNEGGWAAVAGLDSNIADFANISATGRKSTIGFGSVEQRPNERSREDVQQYDVVTNVNVGQLFPKKWGLQIPFNYGVGEELITPEYDQFYQDLKLESRLDAAESEAERETIRTQSEDYTKRKSINFIGVRKQRTGETVPRFYDVENFTFNYSYNQVEHRDFEIARSLDQNIRAGANYNYNFVPLSIEPFKKNDSLFTGKYWKILKDFNFNPIPTSFSVNSDIVRQFNRQKFREIELAGGNIGLDELFRRNYNFNSQYTINYNFTKALSMNFTASNNNIVRNYFINDELNGRQDPTRNVWDGFFDVGDPNIQSQQLQINYEIPLYKIPTLSFVRATYSYTGDFQWQKGSDLNNNLQVLNNLDDPSQGFTTYNLGNSIQNANTHNINSAFNMETLYKHVGLVKKKKAPTRAASRRATPGRDLKQTSQKLDSQRQDQQDPAENKDSAGRQALNSLVGLATAVKRVQINYTENNGTFLPGYLNTPGFIGTLRPTVGFTFGGQGDIRDLAARNGWLTVYPEFNQQYAETTNRILDISAELELVEDLKIDLTGNRTYASNTTESFRVEDYLLPNGEEGTDGVLDYRGLNPNTFGNFSISTALIGTAFSKSDETQSQAFDDFRSNRLVIANRLAREFYGTTNYDVDGEGYPLGFGKTSQRVLLPAFLSAYKGTSPDKIGLSAFRDIPIPNWQLKYTGFMKMEWFKKRFKRFSVTHGYRSNYTINQFRTNLDLAPGDLQPGVPYEEQALDEVLDQSGNFKSSTLFSNINLEEQFSPLFRLDFEMKNSVKILAEMKKDRILSLSFDNNLMTEIRGNEYILGLGYRIKDFRIRSKLAGPKQVIKSDLNMKADVSVRNNKTIIRYLDIENNQVTQGQTIWGIKYSADYAFTQNLTAIFYFDYTFSEYEISTAFPQTTIRSGFTLRYNFGN from the coding sequence TTGATTTCAACTTACGACACTTTTTCAAAGTCATTACAGCGTCTTATTGTAATTTCCTTTTTGGTTTTTGTAAGCCAATCTTCTTTTTCACAAGACGATCCAGATCCAGACGACACAGATTCTACAAAAACAGGTTATTCCCTCGGAAATATTAAAATTCCTAACCCCCAAAGTATTGTTTCCAAATATACTTATGACCCTGCAACAGACCGTTATATCTATACCGAAACCGTAGGTAAATTCAATATAAATTACCCCATCATCTTAACGCCAGAAGAGTACCAGAAATTGGTATTGGCAGAGCAGCAACGCAATTATTACAAGCAAAAAATGGATGCTATTGCTGGTATTAAAGATGGTACTGGGGACGAACAAAAAAACTTACTTCCAGAATTTTATGTCAATTCAGGTTTTTTTGAAACTATTTTTGGTGGAAACACCATTGAGGTCATCCCACAAGGTACTGTAGAGATGGACTTGGGTGTTCTGTTTACCAAACAAGATAATCCTACCTTTTCCCCAAGAAACAGAAGTAATTTTACCTTTGATTTTGACCAACGTATCAGTCTAAGTTTATTGGGTAAAGTAGGAACGAGACTTCAGGTAACTGCTAACTACGACACAGAATCTACGTTCGACTTTCAAAATTTGGTAAAGTTAGAATACACGCCTACTGAAGATGATATCGTAAGAAAAATTGAAGTAGGTAACGTGGCCATGCCCATAAACAGTTCTTTGATTACGGGAGCGCAAAGTCTTTTTGGGGTTAAAACCCAATTACAGTTTGGCAAGACTACGGTTACCGCCATATTTTCTGAACAAAAATCACAGTCACAGTCGGTTACCGCACAAGGTGGTGGGACTCTAGATGAGTTTGAGTTTTTTGCACGTGATTATGATGAAAATAGACACTACTTTTTGGCGCATTACTTTAGAGATACTTATGACAGGTCTCTTTTGCGCTATCCTTTTGTAGAAAATAATATTCAAGTAACGCGAATTGAAGTTTGGGTAACCAACAGAAGTAATCAAACCGATAATGTTAGAAATGTAGTGGCTTTTCAAGATTTGGGTGAGTCTGAGTATGATGCGAGTAATCCTGATAATGATAACATTGGGCTAACCAATCCTCCTGCTGGTTTTATTACCCCAGGGACGGGACCATTTCCAGATAACGAGAATAATGCATTTGATCCTACTAATATTGGTGGTGCTGGGTCATTATTATCTGCGGCAGTGAGAGATGTCACCACTGTAGAACAAGGTATTTTAACACCTGCCAATGAAGGTTTTGATTTTGGAAAATTAGAAAATGCCAAACAACTGCAGCAAGGTCGAGATTACGTACTTAACCAGCAATTAGGGTACATCTCCTTAAACCAGCGGTTGTTGAATGACGAAATTTTAGCTGTTGCCTTTCAGTATACAGTGGGAGGTACAGTATATCAAGTTGGAGAATTTGCAAATGGGGGCGTGAATTCTACTGCGGGTGCTAGTAATGATACTGATAGCGACGGAATACCTAATGATATTGATGCCGATGCCGATGGTGACGGTGTGATTGAAAATGGTCCAGATACCGATGGGGATGGGATAAGAGATGCTGCAGATGCCGATGTTGATGGTGATGGTGTAATTGATAATGGCCCAGACCTAAATAACGACGGGATCAATGATAATTTCTTTTTTGCCGAAGGAACTACCCAAAGTTTGATTGTAAAAATGCTGAAGAGTCCTATTACAAATGTGAACCAACCTATTTGGGATTTGATGATGAAAAACATTTATGATACGGGGGCGTTTCAATTGGAGCGAGAGGATTTTAAGTTGAACATTTTTTATAACGAAACCTCTCCTTTAAACTACATTACACCAGTTGATGGCACTGCATTTCCTATATTCGATAATAACTCACAGTTTATAGATTCTGATGATTCAGAAATTCAGGATGTACCTCTTATCAGACTGTTTCATTTAGACCGATTAAATTTTAACAATGATCCTCAGGTTGGTGGTGATGGTTTTTTCGATTTTGTACCTGGTACAACGGTCATTCCCCAAAATGGAAAAATCGTCTTTACAAAAGTAGAGCCTTTCGGCCGCTACCTTTTTGATATCTTGGATGATGATGGAGACACTCAAGACAACGAAAGCGATTATCAGTACGAAGATGATGATGCTGGCCCTAATCCTTATAACCTCAATCAGCAAAAATACGTTTATGACATTCTCTATAAGCAGACCAAAACAGCTGCTTTAGACGAAGCGGAAAAGAATAAATTTCAAATTAAGGGACGTTACAAATCTTCTGGTGACGATGGGATTCCTTTGGGAGCATTTAATGTGCCAAGAGGTTCGGTTATAGTAACTGCTGGTGGGCGTACCTTGGTTGAAGGTGTAGATTATACCGTAAACTATCAAATAGGTCGTGTTAATATTATAGATGAAGCCTTAAAGGCCTCAAATACACCAATTAATGTTTCCGTAGAAAATAATGCCGTTTTTGGTCAGCAAACACGACGATTTACAGGCTTTAATGTAGAGCATCAGTTTAATGAGAATTTTGTGATGGGTGCTACGCTTTTAAATTTAAGTGAACGACCAATTACCCAAAAGGCCAATTATAATACAGAACCAATTAACAATACGATTTTTGGTTTCAATGGGAATTATTCAACGGAAGTACCGTTTTTGACCAGATTGGCAAACAAGTTGCCAAATATTGATACCGATGTACCTTCTAATCTTTCGGTGAGAGGAGAGGTAGCTTATCTTAAGCCAGGTGCTCCAAAAGGCACTGATTTTAATAATGAAGCAACTGCCTATGTGGATGATTTTGAAGGATCACAAGGCGAAATAAGTTTACTGTCGCCATTGTCTTGGTTTTTGTCAAGTCGACCTAGAAATCTAGAAAAAACTTATGCTGGATTTCCAGATGAGGATGATCCAGGACTGCAAAATGGGTTTGACCGTGCCCTATTAAACTGGTACACCATAGATCCTATATTCTACAGTAGCCAGCGCCCTAATGAAATTAATGATGACGATGTGTCAAACTTATATACACGTCGTATTTTTATTGATGAAATTTTTCCTGAAATAGATATTGCACAGGGGCAAACTACGGTCATCAACAGTTTAGATTTAACCTATTATCCTACGGAAAGAGGACCTTACAATTTTGACCCGACTTCAGCAGATGATACCGTCGATCCACAAGACAGTTGGGCAGGTATTACAAGACAAATTACCTCTACAGATTTTGAACAGGCCAATGTAGAATATATTGAATTCTGGCTTTTAGATCCGTTTTTAAATGACGACGCACCAACAAATGGTGGTAAACTGTTTATCAATTTGGGTAATATTTCCGAAGACGTTATTAAAGATGGAAAGAAACAATACGAGAACGGATTACCTGAGAATGGAGATATATCAGGATTAACACCAACTTCTTTTGGTGCTGTGGTACCATTAAATCAATCTTTGATTTATACGTTTGATACGGCCGGAGAAGCGCGTACCAACCAAGATGTAGGTTATGATGGTTATGATGATGCTCAGGAAATAGAGCGGTTTGGTCCACAGTTTGGTCCAGATCCCTCTAAAGATAATTACGTGTATTATTTAAATAGAGAAGGTGATATCTTCCAGCGTTATAGGCAATATAATGGTCAAGAAGGAAATTCACCAGATACTTTTAGTGATACCAATCGTGGGTCCACCGCTCAGCCAGATGTAGAAGACATCAACCGAGATAATACCATGAACACTATTGATAGCTATTTTCAATATGAAATAGACATCACTCCGCTATCTTTAAGCGCAGGTAATCCTCAGATCAACGATATTAAAACGCGTGATATTACCTTGCCAAATGGTTCTACAGATCAAGTGACTTACTACCAATTTAGAATTCCGATTTCTGAGCCAACTGAAGCTATAGGAGGAATTTCAGATATTAGATCGGTGCGTTTTGCGCGTATGTTTTTAACTGATTTTACACAAACCACAACATTGCGTTTTGCTACTTTAGATTTGGTGAGAAGTGATTGGAGACGCTACCGTTTGTCCTTGGATGATGAGCCTAATAATGATGGGGATAATACCACTTTAAATGTAGGTGTGGTTGGATTACAGGATAATGACGGTAATTATGTGCTGCCTCCTGGTGTGGTTTTAGAGCAATTGAACAATAACAATAATATTATTCGTCAAAATGAGCAGTCTTTGCAAGTTGAAGTTTGTGATTTAGAACCAGAAGATTACCGAGGGGTTTATAAAAACATTAATGTAGATATGCGCCAGTATAATAATTTGCGCATGTTTATTCACGCAGAAGAAGGAGAGGTTGGCAGTTTGAATGATGGTGAGTTGGTAGGTTTTATTAGGATGGGTAATGATTTTACACAGAACTATTATCAAATAGAAGTGCCATTACAAGTATCTTCTGGCTCTATTGTAGCTGAAAATGTTTGGCCCGAGGTTAATGAGATCAATTTACCGTTGGAGGTTTTAGAACAAATCAAATCACTAGGGATATCAGCAGGAACCTTGGCAGATATAGATCCTACGTTCTATGATGTGAACAACGGTCAATTAACAGAAGTTGATGAATTTGCGCCCTATACAGAATTAGGTCAGCAGCGTGTGGCTATTAAAGGAAATCCAAATTTTGGAGATATTAGAGTGCTCATGGTGGGTGTTAAAAACCCAGGAACTTCAGGATTGCCAGCATGTGGTGAAATTTGGTTCAATGAGTTGAGGTTGTCAGATTTGGATAATGAAGGTGGTTGGGCAGCCGTGGCAGGTTTAGATAGTAATATTGCCGACTTTGCAAACATAAGTGCAACGGGAAGAAAGAGCACCATTGGTTTTGGTTCTGTAGAGCAGCGTCCTAATGAGCGAAGTCGAGAAGATGTGCAACAGTATGATGTGGTTACCAATGTAAATGTTGGGCAGTTGTTTCCGAAGAAATGGGGACTTCAAATCCCTTTTAATTACGGTGTTGGTGAAGAGCTCATCACTCCAGAATACGATCAGTTTTATCAAGATTTAAAGTTAGAATCGAGATTAGACGCAGCGGAATCTGAAGCAGAACGTGAAACCATTAGAACCCAATCTGAAGATTATACCAAGCGAAAAAGTATTAATTTCATTGGAGTTAGAAAACAAAGAACAGGTGAGACTGTACCGCGTTTTTATGATGTGGAGAACTTCACGTTTAATTATTCATACAATCAGGTAGAGCATCGCGATTTCGAGATTGCAAGATCATTGGATCAAAATATTAGAGCAGGTGCCAATTACAATTACAATTTTGTACCACTATCTATTGAGCCTTTTAAGAAGAACGACAGTTTATTTACAGGCAAGTATTGGAAAATTTTAAAAGACTTCAATTTCAACCCGATCCCCACAAGTTTTTCTGTAAATTCTGATATTGTAAGGCAATTTAACCGCCAGAAATTTAGGGAAATCGAGTTGGCGGGCGGTAATATTGGCTTAGATGAACTATTCCGTAGAAATTATAATTTCAACTCACAATACACCATTAATTATAATTTCACCAAGGCCTTGAGCATGAATTTCACGGCTTCAAATAATAATATTGTTCGTAATTATTTTATCAATGACGAGCTTAACGGACGGCAGGATCCTACTCGTAATGTTTGGGACGGCTTTTTTGACGTAGGAGATCCAAACATCCAAAGTCAGCAATTACAAATTAATTATGAGATTCCATTATACAAGATTCCTACCTTAAGTTTTGTAAGGGCAACCTATTCTTATACTGGAGATTTTCAATGGCAAAAGGGTTCAGATTTAAATAATAACCTTCAAGTTTTGAATAACCTAGATGACCCGAGCCAAGGTTTTACCACTTATAATTTAGGGAACTCCATACAAAATGCCAACACGCACAATATCAACTCGGCTTTTAATATGGAAACCCTGTATAAGCACGTTGGATTAGTCAAAAAGAAAAAGGCACCAACACGAGCAGCAAGCAGACGTGCAACACCGGGTAGAGATTTAAAGCAAACCTCTCAAAAACTTGATTCACAACGACAAGATCAGCAAGATCCTGCAGAAAATAAAGATAGTGCTGGCAGGCAAGCTCTAAATAGTTTGGTAGGATTGGCAACAGCGGTAAAACGTGTTCAAATAAACTATACAGAAAATAACGGGACCTTTTTGCCAGGTTACCTTAATACACCTGGTTTTATCGGAACTTTGCGACCAACCGTTGGCTTTACATTTGGAGGTCAAGGTGATATTAGAGACTTAGCTGCTAGAAATGGTTGGTTAACTGTTTATCCAGAATTTAACCAACAATACGCTGAAACCACCAACCGTATTTTAGATATTTCTGCAGAGCTTGAATTGGTTGAGGATTTAAAGATTGATTTAACAGGAAATAGAACTTACGCCAGTAATACAACCGAAAGTTTTAGGGTAGAAGATTATTTGTTGCCTAATGGAGAAGAAGGCACCGATGGTGTTTTAGATTATAGAGGTCTAAACCCAAATACTTTCGGAAACTTTAGTATTTCCACAGCATTAATTGGTACGGCATTTAGTAAAAGTGATGAAACCCAATCACAAGCTTTTGATGATTTTAGAAGCAACCGTTTGGTGATTGCCAATAGATTGGCCCGAGAATTTTATGGAACTACCAATTATGATGTAGATGGTGAAGGCTATCCTTTGGGATTTGGCAAAACAAGTCAACGCGTTTTATTACCAGCATTTTTATCGGCTTACAAGGGTACAAGCCCAGACAAGATTGGCCTCTCTGCATTTAGGGATATTCCAATCCCGAATTGGCAATTAAAATATACCGGCTTTATGAAGATGGAGTGGTTTAAAAAACGCTTCAAACGTTTTTCTGTAACCCATGGGTATCGTTCAAATTACACCATTAATCAGTTTAGAACCAATCTTGATTTGGCACCAGGAGATTTACAGCCAGGAGTGCCTTATGAGGAGCAAGCTTTAGATGAAGTATTAGATCAATCTGGTAATTTCAAGAGTAGTACGCTTTTTAGCAATATCAATTTAGAAGAACAGTTTAGCCCATTGTTCAGATTGGATTTTGAAATGAAAAATTCGGTTAAGATTTTAGCTGAAATGAAAAAAGACAGGATTTTGTCCTTAAGTTTTGATAACAATTTAATGACCGAAATTAGAGGAAATGAATATATTTTAGGTTTAGGTTACCGCATCAAGGACTTTAGAATTAGGTCTAAGCTTGCAGGCCCTAAGCAGGTTATAAAAAGTGATTTAAATATGAAGGCGGATGTTTCGGTAAGAAACAACAAAACGATTATTCGGTATTTAGACATTGAGAATAATCAGGTGACGCAAGGACAAACCATTTGGGGAATTAAATACTCTGCAGATTACGCTTTTACCCAAAACTTGACGGCTATTTTCTATTTTGACTATACATTTTCAGAATACGAAATATCAACAGCCTTTCCACAAACCACGATTAGATCTGGATTTACCCTGCGCTACAATTTTGGGAATTAA